In one Rhodospirillales bacterium genomic region, the following are encoded:
- a CDS encoding response regulator — translation MLADPAARSSSSRTTPLPLDRRALFDDAPVAMAILDLSGTVLAFNAALQVMVGAQPCAAAGRAFIELLCREDRDEVSGQLSKLAMGTTRGGRLGSVRIQGEAARPVAIEARRLAGSDRAIVYLIEESEAGYADVRHVQAQKMQALGQLAGGIAHDFNNLLTAMLGHCDLLLERHAAPDPSHDDVVQVRAAAARASELVRQLLAFSRKQSLKPVALDINRALRALSTLLARLLGETVALDLELSAADGVVRVDPGQLDQVVINLAVNARDAMPGGGRLSIRTQDRVLTAPLDGQPDSVPPGRYVTLAVGDTGVGIPKEIIASIFEPFFTTKEVGGGTGLGLATVYGIVRQTGGFVTVDSAPGAGTTFCLYLPAAELGFQPAEDAVPAPDQSGSLPRATGATVLLVEDETAVRRIAAKALTVRGYRVIEAGDGEDALQLLGERPEGVDLILTDLVMPGMDGGTFARLVRQEWPSVPVILMSGYADEGQTPVLADVPSSQFLAKPFSLAELVAKVGSALETRIKPGKRNF, via the coding sequence ATGCTTGCTGATCCCGCCGCCCGCTCTTCATCCAGCCGCACCACCCCGCTTCCCCTCGATCGCCGGGCGCTGTTCGACGACGCTCCTGTGGCGATGGCGATCCTCGACCTCTCTGGAACCGTCCTCGCCTTCAACGCAGCCTTGCAGGTGATGGTGGGCGCACAGCCCTGCGCGGCGGCCGGGCGTGCGTTCATAGAGCTTTTGTGCCGGGAGGATCGTGACGAGGTCTCTGGCCAGCTGTCCAAGCTCGCCATGGGCACGACGCGCGGGGGCCGTCTGGGTTCGGTACGTATCCAGGGCGAAGCGGCGCGCCCCGTCGCCATCGAGGCGCGGCGGCTCGCCGGAAGCGATCGGGCGATCGTTTATTTGATCGAGGAGAGCGAGGCCGGTTACGCCGACGTGCGCCACGTGCAGGCGCAAAAGATGCAGGCCCTCGGCCAGTTGGCGGGCGGCATCGCCCACGACTTCAACAACCTGCTCACCGCGATGCTGGGGCATTGCGATCTGCTGCTGGAGCGGCACGCCGCCCCCGACCCCAGCCACGACGACGTGGTCCAGGTACGCGCCGCCGCGGCGCGGGCGAGCGAACTGGTGCGCCAGCTTCTGGCGTTCTCCCGCAAACAGTCCTTGAAACCGGTGGCGCTGGACATCAACCGGGCGCTGAGGGCGCTGTCGACCCTGTTGGCGCGGTTGTTGGGCGAGACTGTGGCTCTGGATCTGGAATTGTCCGCCGCCGATGGCGTCGTGCGCGTGGATCCGGGGCAGCTCGATCAGGTCGTCATCAATCTCGCCGTCAATGCCCGCGACGCGATGCCTGGCGGGGGCCGCCTCTCGATCCGAACGCAGGACAGGGTGCTGACGGCGCCGCTCGACGGCCAGCCGGACTCCGTCCCGCCCGGCCGCTACGTGACTCTCGCGGTGGGAGACACCGGCGTTGGCATCCCGAAGGAGATCATCGCCAGCATTTTTGAGCCGTTCTTCACCACAAAGGAGGTGGGAGGCGGCACCGGTCTTGGCCTCGCTACCGTCTACGGCATCGTCCGCCAGACCGGGGGCTTCGTGACCGTCGACAGCGCGCCGGGAGCGGGGACCACCTTTTGTCTCTATCTTCCGGCCGCCGAACTTGGCTTCCAGCCCGCGGAGGACGCAGTGCCGGCTCCCGACCAATCCGGCTCGCTGCCTCGCGCTACGGGCGCGACCGTGCTGCTGGTCGAGGACGAGACCGCGGTGCGGCGCATCGCGGCGAAGGCCCTGACTGTCCGCGGCTATAGGGTGATCGAGGCCGGCGACGGTGAGGATGCGCTGCAATTGCTGGGCGAACGGCCGGAGGGCGTCGACCTGATCCTCACCGACCTGGTGATGCCGGGGATGGATGGCGGCACCTTCGCCCGACTGGTGCGCCAGGAGTGGCCGAGCGTGCCGGTGATCCTGATGTCCGGCTATGCTGACGAAGGACAGACGCCGGTGCTCGCCGACGTGCCATCGAGCCAGTTCCTCGCCAAGCCATTTTCGCTCGCGGAACTTGTGGCTAAGGTCGGCAGCGCCCTCGAAACCCGAATCAAGCCCGGTAAGCGCAACTTTTAG